Genomic window (Campylobacter ureolyticus ACS-301-V-Sch3b):
TCACCTGAATAGCTTTTAACTAAGATATTTTGAATGGTAATTTTGTGCCCTAGATCAACTACTGCATTTATAAAAAGAACTACAATAAAAGGCAAAAAGCCTGTTATGTTAAAAAGTTTTCGCATATCTTTCCTAGCATTTTTTATATAAAAATTATTTTCATTTGTGAATTTAAGATTTTAGCGAAATTAATGAAATAAATTAAGAAAATTTGATAAAATAGTCAAAATTTATAAAATTTAAGGAAAAAAATGGAAGTAATAATTACAAATAAAGATGTTGGAAATTTAAGAAAATTTATGATACTCCACAGTAAAAAAGCAAAAAGACAAAAAATGATGAGCTTTTATGCTGTGCCATTTGAGTTTATTGTTGTTGGTCTTATTTTAGATGGTCTTTTAAAAACAGTTCCTATTTTAAGTTTAACTTCTTTGGTTTTGGCTATTTTATGGTTAGTATTTTTTCCAAAATATTATAGAAAAATTTGCAATAAAGAGCTTATTAAGTCAGATAATTTACCAGAATCTAAAATAAAAATGAAATTTAATGTAGATGAGAATAATATAACTTTTTCAAACGATGAAAAACCAAAGCCAAGTGAAATTTTTAGCTTAAACTCACTTGATAAGATAGCAAAAACTAAGGAAAATTATTTTATCTCATTTAAAGAGGGTCATCACATCGTGCTTCCACTAAGTGATGAGACCACAGAAAAAATAAATGAGATAAAATCTCGCTTTTCAAAAGGTGATATTGAAGAAGTTACTCTTTAACTTCTGAAATTTCGTTGCCAATTTGTTTATAAAGATCAAAGTAGTAGATAACAAACTCTTTTGCATCTTTGCAAATTGGCAAATAGCTTGATTTATAAGGTATGCAAAATTTTGATAAAAACTTATTTGCATCTTCTTTTTCATCATATATTTTTGCTAAATTTTCATAGTTTTTTATACAAAGGTCTTTAAAATCACTATATTTTTCTAAATTAACTTTTAGCTTTTTACCATCAAATTTTAAAGCTTTACTTTCAAAAAGAAGAGTTAGGTGAATTAAACCTTCGCAATAATATGCTTTAACAGGGTCATTTTCCATCCATGAGATAAGTCCAACGCTTCTTTTTATAAGTTCGGCAAAAACTGGAAGTTTTAACTCTTCAATCTCATTATCAAAAAATGCTATAAGCCCACCAGTTGTGGCTTTATACTCTTCTACAAATTTAAAAACTCCACTTTTATTCATTGAAGTTTCACTATCTTCATCTATAAATAAAATATGTCCAAACTCATGCCCTATAGTGCTTACTCCATAAACTTGACGCCAAATTTCTTTTTTGTTAAATAAAATATCGCGTGTGTAGTCTAAAAACTCTTTTTCAAAAATTTCATCATTTATTTTCATAAAAGGTTTTGCCTTTGTGCTTTCATAAACATGATCTACAAAAGCAAATATTTTTTTGCCTGAGTTTGCACTTACAAACTCATCATTTGGCACAACTTGTGCGCTAAAAAGCCCTTCTAAATCAGCTCCATAATAAATCATTGGAGTTGAGATGTAAAGTTGTGTTTTATCTATGTTTGAATTAACAATAGAGTGCATTATTTCGTTATTTGAGCCAATATTTTTATAAACATTATCAAAGCTAGTTTTAACTGATTTTTTTATCTCTTTTTCATCATAAGTAGTTTCTTCTTTTAGTCTTATGTCCCATTCTAAGGCAACTGCATGAGTGTAAAAGTCTTCATAGTATTCAAGTGGATGACCAATTTGAAGATGTGATTTTGTATCCATCCACGCCATTTCAGCATCTCTCCAAACTTTTATAACTTCACAGTTATTTGTACATGCAAATGCAATTTTTAGTTTTTTAAGATATTCTATATATGCTTTTTCATCACTGTTTATAGCAATAAGAGATAGTGTTTGGATTAAATTTTCAAACTCTTCAATTAGTTTTGGCATATCCAAAAAAGACTCATAATATGTTTTTAAAACAGCACTTGTGTTGTTTTCATTAAAAAATACAACTCCATAAGTTCTATCACAAATATCACCTCTTGGGGTTTTTTGATAAAGTTTGTTTTTTTCTATAAATTTAAATGGATCACTCATTGAGGCAAAAATTTTAGAGTTTTTATCAATTACTAAATGTTGCCACTGTTTTTGAATTTTATTAATAATAAGACCTATTTTATGAACACCACTTATTAAAGCTAGGTTAAATTCGCTTAAAATTTTATTATCAATAGCTTTTAGGATTAAATTTCTATGAGAGTTTTCATGTATTAAAGATACAAAATCATACATTTCATCGCGTATTTTTAAAATTTTATCTTCACTATAATTTTTCTTTTTTAGCTCAGCTAAAAGAGGGTCTGTTTTTAGATCAACAATTCGTCTTAAAACAGCTATTTTTTCAGACTCGCTTCCTTTAAAACCACAAATTTCAAGAGCTTTTTTTACATAGTCATCATCTTGATTTTTATATAAATCGTTTATTATTTTTTGATTTTCATCTGAATATTGTAATAGTTTTTTATAATCATTCATTATCTATCCTTTTAAGTTTATGAAAAATTTTAGCGAAATATAATTAACCAGTATTAAAACAAACTTTAAAAATAGCTGGTAAAATCATAATAAATTTATAACTAAAGGAAATTTATGGATTTAAAAAATATGGGAGAGCCAAAGATAAAAATAGTTGCAATGCCAAGAGACACAAATCCTGCTGGAAATATATTTGGCGGATGGATACTAGCTCAAATAGATAAAGCCGGGGCAGTTGCAGCAAGGGAAGTTGCACCAATTAGAGTTGTAACTATCTCATTTAAAGAAGTTATTTTTAAAGAACCTGTTTTTGTTGGAGACTTAGTCAGTTGCTATGCAAAAATCATAGGAGTTGGAAAAACATCTATAAGGGTAAAAGTTGATGTTATAGTTCAAAGACTAAATGAAGATAATAAAGTTGTTAAAATACCAGTAACAAGTGCAGAAGTAACCTATGTAAGCGTTGATAGGGCAGGGAACAAAAGAGTTATTGATGAGGATTTAAAAAAGCTTTGTGGATTTTAAATTTAATTAAGGTAAAAAAGAGAAAATTTAGGAGAAGTATTTTCTCCTAAATGTTATTATAAATTTTTGATTTTACCCTAAAAATTCTCTTTTAAAATACTCTTTTGGAGCTTTACATAAAGGACAGGCACCAGGAGCTTTTTTGCCACGATGAACATGACCGCAAACTTCACAAACCCAAACATCTTCTTCCCCGCTTTCAAAAAAGCCTTCATTTTCAAGCATTTTTTTGAGTTCTAAATACTCTCTTTCGTGCTCAACTTCAACTTTTGCAATAGCTTTAAAAAGTCTTGCAACATCTTTTTTTCCTTCATCTTCAGCTATTTTTGCAAAATCTGGATACATCTCTTCGTGTTCAAATCTCTCTCCAGCTGCTGCATCAAGTAAGTTTTTATCCATTTTATCAAGAGGTATATTAGCCATTTCATGATGTTTTTTAAGCTCAGCTCTTGCATGCCATTTTTCATTTTCAGCTGCTTCATAAAAATGCTTTGCGATAGCGTGATATCCAGCTTCTTTAGCCAAATCTCCATATAAATCATATTTATTTCTAGCCATTGACTCACCGGCAAATGCTTTCATCAAATTTACAGAAGTTAAATCAGTTGTTATGCATTCCATCTCTTCGCCGCAGCATACTAGTTTTCCGCCGCCAACTTTTTGAACTTCAACTTCATTACCACATTTATGGCATTTGTAAGTTTCGTATTGTCTCATCATTAAACCTTTCATTATCAAAATCAACAGATTTTATCATATTAAAAAAAATTTGTCAATAATAAAATTTATTGATACTAAGTATCAAACAAAATATTAAAAGTAGTTTGAAATATCAAGTAAATTCTAAGTTTTAAGAAATTTGATATTTGTGATTTTATATTATTTTTGTGTAAAAGATGTGCGAACACATCTTTTTTGTATTTTGTAGTTTTTATAACTATGTATTCAAAATTTATATATTGTTTTTAAAATTTATTTTTTGATTTTTTTATAATTTTCATCAAGTTTTTTATAAATTTCATCCATATTTATAATGCCTGAGTTTAAAATTTGACTTAATACTTCGTTATCTTCTTTGCCATTCCAAATTTTTACATAAGTTCCGTTTTGATATCCATGATCTTGTCTAAATTTGTTTAACACATTTTTGCCAACATATTTTTTGAAAAGCTCATTTAAATTTAAGCCGCATTTAAGTGAAAGTCTAAAAAAGTTAGTTAAAAGCTCATGAATTTTAAGCTCAAAACCACTGCATTCATGTATTATGATCTCAATATCGTTAATAATTTCATATAAATTATACTCGCTCATGCTATAAGCTTCAAGTGTAAAATCCCTAAATCCACTAACTGAAATAATATCTTTTACAATATCATCAATGTTTTTATTAGGATATGCTTTTTCTAATACTAAGCTCATTATAAAATGCCAAATATCAGTTAGTTCAATCTTTATATTTTCACTATTTGCTTTTTGGTTTATGCTTTTCCAGTGTTTCCATGAAAAGCTATCGATTAGTTCAGCACACTCCATATAAATACATCTTTTCCAATTTATGAGTTTGCCATTTTGTGCGGTTCCTTCTTCCCATTTTTTGCCATTTGTTTCATCATTTAGTCGTTGTTGCATTAAAAACATCTGTTTTAGAATTTCTACATTTTCCATTAAATTTCCTTAATATTTTCATTAAATTATACAAAAAATTTGCTATTATTTAGTAAATTTATAAAAAAGGCAAAAAAGTTGTATGAAGAAATAGATAAATTTGTAAAAAAAATGCACCTTTTATCTTTTTGCGTGAGTTTTGATAATAAGCCATATTGCGCAAGTGCATTTTATGCTTATGATGAAAAAAATTCAAGTTTAATTTTTGCTTCAGATGAAAAAACAAACCATATTCAAATGGCTTTAAAAAATCCAATTCTCTCAGGAATAATACATCTTGATACAAAAATAGTTGGAAATATTAAAGGCATTCAGCTTTTAGGCGAGTTTAAAAAGGCTAATGAAGAGCAAAAAAAAATTTATTTTAAAAGATTTCCTTATGCGCTTGCTTTAAAACCAAGTATTTGGTGTATGGAAATTTCGTGGGCGAAATTTACAAATAACAAGGCTATTTTTGGTAAGAAATTAATTTGGGAAAAAGCAAAATAAATGCTTTTTCCTTAGTTTATATATCTTTTAAAGCAATTTCATCATTGTTTATAATACAAATTCCTTTATTTAGAACATTTTGAGCTATTTCTTTAGCTTCTTTTAAACTATGCATAGAAGCAGTTCCACACTGATAAATGTTAAGTTCTGGGATATCACTTTGTGAAGCTACATTTAAAACATCTTTCATTGAGTTTTCCCAAGCTTTTATAACTTTATCAATATTTGGACTTCCTATTAAACTCATGTAAAAACCAGTTCTACAGCCCATTGGTGAAATATCTATTATCTCAACATCTTTACTATTTAGGTGTTCTCTCATAAAGCCTGCAAAAAGATGTTCTAATGTATGCGTTCCAGCCTCGCTCATAATCTCTTTATTTGGCAGGCAAAATCTTAAATCATAAAC
Coding sequences:
- the ciaB gene encoding invasion protein CiaB; protein product: MNDYKKLLQYSDENQKIINDLYKNQDDDYVKKALEICGFKGSESEKIAVLRRIVDLKTDPLLAELKKKNYSEDKILKIRDEMYDFVSLIHENSHRNLILKAIDNKILSEFNLALISGVHKIGLIINKIQKQWQHLVIDKNSKIFASMSDPFKFIEKNKLYQKTPRGDICDRTYGVVFFNENNTSAVLKTYYESFLDMPKLIEEFENLIQTLSLIAINSDEKAYIEYLKKLKIAFACTNNCEVIKVWRDAEMAWMDTKSHLQIGHPLEYYEDFYTHAVALEWDIRLKEETTYDEKEIKKSVKTSFDNVYKNIGSNNEIMHSIVNSNIDKTQLYISTPMIYYGADLEGLFSAQVVPNDEFVSANSGKKIFAFVDHVYESTKAKPFMKINDEIFEKEFLDYTRDILFNKKEIWRQVYGVSTIGHEFGHILFIDEDSETSMNKSGVFKFVEEYKATTGGLIAFFDNEIEELKLPVFAELIKRSVGLISWMENDPVKAYYCEGLIHLTLLFESKALKFDGKKLKVNLEKYSDFKDLCIKNYENLAKIYDEKEDANKFLSKFCIPYKSSYLPICKDAKEFVIYYFDLYKQIGNEISEVKE
- a CDS encoding acyl-CoA thioesterase; this encodes MDLKNMGEPKIKIVAMPRDTNPAGNIFGGWILAQIDKAGAVAAREVAPIRVVTISFKEVIFKEPVFVGDLVSCYAKIIGVGKTSIRVKVDVIVQRLNEDNKVVKIPVTSAEVTYVSVDRAGNKRVIDEDLKKLCGF
- a CDS encoding ferritin family protein; translation: MRQYETYKCHKCGNEVEVQKVGGGKLVCCGEEMECITTDLTSVNLMKAFAGESMARNKYDLYGDLAKEAGYHAIAKHFYEAAENEKWHARAELKKHHEMANIPLDKMDKNLLDAAAGERFEHEEMYPDFAKIAEDEGKKDVARLFKAIAKVEVEHEREYLELKKMLENEGFFESGEEDVWVCEVCGHVHRGKKAPGACPLCKAPKEYFKREFLG
- a CDS encoding dUTP diphosphatase, which encodes MENVEILKQMFLMQQRLNDETNGKKWEEGTAQNGKLINWKRCIYMECAELIDSFSWKHWKSINQKANSENIKIELTDIWHFIMSLVLEKAYPNKNIDDIVKDIISVSGFRDFTLEAYSMSEYNLYEIINDIEIIIHECSGFELKIHELLTNFFRLSLKCGLNLNELFKKYVGKNVLNKFRQDHGYQNGTYVKIWNGKEDNEVLSQILNSGIINMDEIYKKLDENYKKIKK
- the luxS gene encoding S-ribosylhomocysteine lyase — its product is MPLLDSFKVDHTKMKAPGVRLAKTMKTPKGDIISVYDLRFCLPNKEIMSEAGTHTLEHLFAGFMREHLNSKDVEIIDISPMGCRTGFYMSLIGSPNIDKVIKAWENSMKDVLNVASQSDIPELNIYQCGTASMHSLKEAKEIAQNVLNKGICIINNDEIALKDI